A genomic stretch from Chitinophaga agri includes:
- a CDS encoding response regulator yields MQPPVNIVLADDQTLFADGIRSLLEQVPNITVQGIAPNGQVLIEMLQQLHPDLAILDINMPILNGLEAMKQIRQEMPKIRTIILSSYNDPHLVSLAHSYGANGYLVKTCDKYELLQSIGQVSRGENCFPKMSRMQEPEPPPFREFNLTRREKEILQLINQQLTNQQIATHLYLSIYTVETHRKNIMQKLQLKSPAALTRFLLEKGL; encoded by the coding sequence ATGCAGCCTCCTGTTAATATCGTCCTTGCAGACGATCAAACCCTTTTTGCAGATGGCATCCGCTCACTGCTGGAACAGGTACCCAACATTACCGTACAGGGCATCGCTCCGAACGGTCAGGTACTAATAGAGATGTTACAGCAGCTTCACCCCGATCTTGCCATTCTGGACATCAATATGCCAATACTCAACGGACTGGAAGCTATGAAGCAGATCCGGCAGGAAATGCCGAAGATCCGGACTATCATTCTCTCCAGTTACAATGATCCTCACCTGGTATCGCTGGCCCATAGTTATGGAGCGAACGGGTACCTGGTGAAGACGTGTGATAAATATGAACTATTACAGAGCATCGGCCAGGTGTCGAGGGGAGAGAACTGTTTTCCGAAAATGAGCCGGATGCAGGAACCGGAACCGCCACCTTTCCGGGAATTCAACCTCACCCGGCGAGAAAAGGAGATATTACAGCTTATTAATCAGCAACTTACTAATCAGCAAATCGCTACGCATCTTTATCTGAGCATTTACACGGTCGAAACACACCGGAAAAATATTATGCAGAAATTGCAACTGAAGAGTCCCGCTGCCCTCACCCGTTTCCTGCTTGAAAAAGGGCTGTAA
- a CDS encoding aspartyl/asparaginyl beta-hydroxylase domain-containing protein, giving the protein MNYIRFSHTYNHQQLCTELENVLQQDWPLHFNTRDYDGEWRSISLRSATGNSQDILAHPDAVYQDTPVLAAMPYAREIIDSWQCEKEAVRLLSLSPGSEIKPHKDQGCGYRNGIFRIHIPIVTNPDVYFTLENEKLHLPAGECWYMDFSCTHGIVNKGYTARVHLIMDCVRNEWSDQLFAAHGYDLADNTPAARMDAATRAAMIAELERMDTDTARQLIASLKAEN; this is encoded by the coding sequence ATGAATTACATCAGGTTCTCCCATACCTACAACCACCAACAGCTGTGCACAGAACTGGAAAATGTGCTACAGCAGGACTGGCCCCTTCACTTCAACACCCGGGATTACGACGGGGAATGGAGAAGTATTTCCTTACGTTCCGCAACCGGCAATAGTCAGGATATTCTGGCACATCCGGACGCTGTCTACCAGGATACACCAGTACTGGCGGCCATGCCGTACGCCAGAGAGATCATCGATTCCTGGCAATGTGAAAAGGAGGCCGTAAGACTCCTGTCACTGTCCCCAGGCAGCGAGATCAAACCACATAAAGATCAGGGATGCGGCTACCGGAATGGCATTTTCAGGATACACATCCCGATCGTAACCAATCCGGATGTGTACTTCACCCTGGAAAACGAAAAACTGCATCTGCCCGCCGGAGAATGCTGGTATATGGATTTCAGCTGCACACACGGTATCGTGAACAAGGGGTATACCGCCAGGGTACACCTGATCATGGACTGCGTCCGGAATGAATGGAGTGATCAGCTGTTTGCTGCGCATGGTTATGATCTTGCTGATAATACGCCCGCTGCCAGGATGGACGCTGCTACGCGTGCCGCTATGATCGCAGAACTGGAAAGAATGGATACAGATACCGCCCGGCAACTCATTGCCAGCTTAAAAGCAGAAAACTAA
- a CDS encoding lysozyme: MELGAQGEKLIKHFEKCRLTSYQDSKGVWTIGWGNTVYEDGKAVKKGDVITQQRADTLFANIKKGFVADVNKLTAGIKLKQQQFDALVCFAYNVGSDMNKNGIAEGLGDSTLLKVVKADPKDPSVVIEFLKWNMSGGKVLDGLTRRRKAEAYLYMSGEVEYFDY, translated from the coding sequence ATGGAATTAGGCGCACAAGGTGAAAAGCTCATTAAACATTTCGAGAAATGCCGTCTGACCTCATACCAGGACAGTAAAGGTGTTTGGACTATCGGCTGGGGTAACACTGTTTACGAAGACGGAAAAGCAGTTAAAAAAGGAGATGTGATCACACAGCAACGCGCTGACACGCTGTTCGCAAATATTAAAAAAGGCTTCGTAGCCGATGTTAATAAACTGACTGCCGGTATAAAACTGAAACAACAGCAGTTCGATGCCCTGGTTTGTTTTGCGTACAATGTAGGTAGCGATATGAATAAGAACGGTATCGCTGAAGGGCTGGGTGACAGTACCCTGCTGAAAGTGGTGAAGGCCGACCCCAAAGATCCTTCCGTTGTAATAGAATTTCTGAAATGGAACATGTCAGGTGGCAAGGTGCTGGACGGTCTGACCCGAAGACGTAAAGCTGAAGCTTACCTCTACATGAGCGGCGAGGTAGAATACTTCGATTATTAA
- the miaB gene encoding tRNA (N6-isopentenyl adenosine(37)-C2)-methylthiotransferase MiaB, with the protein MLEQVTKVHDESRQGEAYLPVAEESQTYTKKFYIESYGCQMNFNDSEIVASILKEEGFGPTRNVEEASLVLLNTCSIREKAETTVRRRLNEFRAIKQRNPELLVGVLGCMAERLKAKLLDEEKLVDMVVGPDAYRTLPALIEEAETGQKAVNVLLSREETYGDIAPVRLDSNGVTAFVSIMRGCNNMCSFCVVPFTRGRERSRDKASILQEATDMFNRGYREVTLLGQNVDSYYWVNPEDNNDITTFANLLEAVALISPLLRVRFSTSHPKDITDEVLFTMAKYENICKYIHLPMQSGSTRILQLMNRTYTREWYMKKVDRIREVLPGCALSTDVITGFCTETEEDHQDTMTLMDYARYDLAYMFFYSERPGTLAARRYQDDVPEEVKKRRLSEVVELHRGQTLRSMQQDVGKTFKVLIEGVSKRSEEHLFGRTDHNKVVVFPKEDFRKGEYVWVKVDDCTSGTLLGTSTGRA; encoded by the coding sequence ATGCTGGAACAGGTTACAAAAGTGCATGACGAAAGTCGCCAGGGCGAGGCTTACTTGCCAGTGGCCGAAGAATCACAGACTTATACAAAGAAATTCTATATAGAGAGTTATGGTTGCCAGATGAACTTCAACGATAGTGAGATCGTGGCATCCATCCTGAAAGAAGAGGGATTTGGTCCTACCCGTAATGTGGAGGAAGCGAGTCTGGTATTGCTGAATACGTGCTCTATCCGCGAGAAAGCGGAAACGACCGTACGCAGACGTTTAAATGAGTTCCGCGCCATCAAGCAGCGTAACCCGGAACTCCTGGTAGGCGTGCTTGGTTGTATGGCGGAACGACTGAAGGCCAAACTGCTGGACGAAGAGAAACTGGTGGATATGGTCGTCGGCCCTGATGCCTACAGGACCCTGCCCGCCCTCATTGAAGAAGCAGAAACAGGTCAGAAAGCCGTAAACGTACTGCTCAGCCGTGAAGAGACCTATGGCGATATCGCACCGGTAAGACTGGACAGCAATGGGGTTACTGCTTTCGTGTCGATCATGCGTGGCTGTAACAACATGTGTTCCTTCTGTGTAGTACCGTTTACACGCGGACGTGAACGTAGCAGGGACAAAGCATCCATTCTACAGGAAGCGACCGATATGTTCAACAGAGGCTACCGTGAGGTTACCCTGCTGGGCCAGAACGTAGATTCCTACTACTGGGTCAATCCGGAAGATAATAATGACATTACCACCTTCGCTAACCTGCTGGAAGCCGTAGCACTGATCAGCCCACTGCTCAGAGTACGTTTCAGTACATCTCATCCGAAAGATATTACCGATGAGGTATTGTTCACCATGGCGAAATACGAGAACATCTGTAAGTACATCCACCTGCCTATGCAGAGCGGAAGTACACGTATCCTGCAACTGATGAACCGTACCTACACCAGGGAATGGTATATGAAAAAAGTAGACCGCATCCGCGAGGTACTGCCTGGCTGTGCATTATCTACTGACGTGATCACCGGTTTCTGTACAGAAACAGAGGAAGACCACCAGGATACCATGACCCTCATGGACTATGCCCGTTACGACCTGGCCTACATGTTCTTCTACTCTGAACGTCCGGGTACACTGGCTGCACGCCGTTACCAGGATGACGTACCAGAGGAAGTGAAGAAACGCAGACTGTCGGAAGTAGTGGAACTCCATCGCGGACAAACGCTCAGGAGTATGCAGCAGGATGTTGGTAAAACGTTTAAAGTACTGATTGAAGGCGTATCCAAACGTTCAGAGGAGCACCTCTTCGGCAGAACAGATCATAACAAAGTAGTGGTATTCCCGAAAGAGGATTTCCGCAAGGGTGAGTATGTATGGGTGAAGGTAGATGATTGTACTTCCGGCACATTACTGGGAACTTCGACAGGAAGAGCATAA
- a CDS encoding adenylyl-sulfate kinase — translation MGQIIQFTGLSGAGKTTLSAALLEWGLQQNIAIKLIDGDVYRQTLCKDLGFSKADRLENVARLGAYAASIAANYDFVIIAAINPYEEGRNNLSEKYNAALIWLTCDIETLISRDPKGLYKKALLPDGHPDKIHNLTGLNDTFEIPASPDLIIDTGLTDSAQALAAAVQFLSRRLHRQDPATHNLSPI, via the coding sequence ATGGGACAAATCATTCAGTTCACCGGCCTTTCAGGTGCCGGCAAAACCACCCTGTCAGCAGCACTGCTGGAATGGGGACTACAACAAAATATTGCCATCAAGCTGATAGACGGAGACGTATACAGGCAAACGCTGTGTAAAGACCTGGGATTCAGTAAAGCTGACCGGCTGGAAAACGTAGCCCGGCTGGGGGCTTATGCGGCCTCTATTGCTGCGAACTATGACTTTGTCATCATTGCGGCTATCAATCCGTATGAAGAAGGCAGGAACAACCTCAGCGAAAAATACAATGCAGCTTTAATCTGGCTGACATGTGATATTGAGACACTGATCAGCAGAGATCCGAAGGGATTATACAAGAAGGCGTTACTACCAGATGGGCATCCAGACAAGATCCATAATCTGACCGGACTGAATGATACGTTTGAGATACCAGCCAGTCCGGACCTGATCATAGATACCGGCCTTACAGACAGTGCGCAGGCACTGGCGGCGGCCGTTCAATTTCTTAGTCGACGGTTACACCGGCAGGACCCTGCGACACATAACCTTTCCCCCATTTAA
- a CDS encoding helix-turn-helix domain-containing protein, with protein sequence MVKKAFPVYDVGTLTGYKDDDIQISRFAPYLSVHENLREAHKHNFYHVTLFTKGAGTHTIDFKTFTVKPYQIYFMIPGQVHGWQFEGEVDGYIINFSVSFLQSLLQKPDYLEQFPFFSGDVEESVIDLPESLHGPVTAIFEDLISEREQRARLSVDMIQVLMLQLFIRIGRVSFERSPVQTNTYNYILLKNFQKLIEKNYTTLKLPKDYAELLFITPNHLNALCTSTLGASAGELIRNRIILEAKRLLVNKDSTITEIAYQLGFADNSYFTKFYKKYTGQTPEEFRKSFRY encoded by the coding sequence ATGGTGAAAAAGGCCTTTCCGGTGTACGACGTGGGTACGCTAACCGGATACAAAGATGATGATATACAGATCAGCAGGTTCGCGCCTTACCTGAGTGTACATGAGAATCTGCGCGAAGCGCATAAGCATAACTTCTATCACGTCACGCTTTTTACAAAAGGAGCGGGGACACATACCATCGACTTTAAAACATTTACAGTAAAGCCTTACCAGATCTATTTCATGATCCCCGGACAGGTACATGGATGGCAGTTTGAAGGGGAAGTAGACGGGTATATCATCAATTTCTCTGTGAGCTTTCTTCAGTCGCTGTTGCAAAAGCCGGATTACCTGGAACAGTTTCCCTTTTTCAGCGGAGATGTGGAGGAATCTGTGATAGATCTTCCCGAAAGCCTGCATGGACCGGTGACCGCGATCTTCGAGGACCTGATCTCGGAGCGTGAACAGCGGGCCCGCCTCTCTGTCGATATGATCCAGGTACTGATGCTGCAGTTGTTCATCCGGATCGGACGTGTCAGTTTTGAGCGATCGCCCGTACAGACCAATACGTACAATTATATACTGCTGAAGAATTTTCAGAAACTGATAGAGAAGAATTATACGACACTGAAGTTGCCGAAGGATTATGCAGAACTACTGTTCATTACCCCCAATCATTTGAATGCGCTATGTACAAGCACCCTGGGGGCCTCCGCGGGTGAGCTGATCCGTAACAGGATCATCCTGGAGGCTAAACGCCTGCTGGTAAACAAGGATTCTACGATCACGGAGATTGCCTACCAGCTGGGTTTTGCTGATAACTCCTATTTCACGAAATTTTATAAGAAATACACCGGACAAACACCGGAGGAGTTCAGGAAAAGCTTTCGTTACTGA
- a CDS encoding sensor histidine kinase has product MSEELLMQLIPSVPANPELAIVFPLQLTYPVSSYVLSNGILPATCCGIVVLWIVVMIKRLDVYAKRQHELLLQLEQQQAMMATQEVNIQEAERKRIAEDIHDEIGSNLAAIRVNLQSLHYRTAQDEQQAGYLLRLIDQTSVNVRRAAHNLIPPHFGHVPLTDILQSYFGLLNSPEVVFHFCANKYQPCFNPRQELLLYRIVMELTTNIIRHAKASAATVQLLYYPDYLEILVEDDGIGLPAFTSSSTGIGLAGVKTRVGSLGGNLHIDSGISGTTFIIHIPVIPQHAASC; this is encoded by the coding sequence ATGAGCGAGGAACTGTTGATGCAACTAATCCCCTCAGTACCGGCCAATCCGGAACTGGCGATCGTATTTCCATTACAGCTTACCTACCCAGTAAGCAGCTATGTGTTATCAAATGGTATTTTACCTGCCACCTGTTGCGGGATCGTCGTGTTATGGATCGTTGTTATGATAAAGCGGCTGGATGTTTATGCAAAGCGTCAACATGAATTGTTACTGCAACTGGAGCAGCAGCAGGCGATGATGGCTACCCAGGAAGTCAATATCCAGGAAGCGGAGCGAAAAAGGATTGCCGAAGATATACATGATGAGATCGGAAGCAACCTGGCCGCCATCCGGGTCAATCTGCAAAGTCTGCATTACCGGACCGCACAGGATGAACAGCAGGCGGGTTATCTGTTACGGCTGATAGATCAGACCAGTGTGAATGTGAGAAGAGCCGCCCACAACCTGATTCCTCCTCACTTCGGACATGTGCCACTTACAGATATCCTCCAGTCCTATTTTGGTTTGCTGAACTCACCCGAAGTCGTTTTTCATTTCTGTGCCAATAAATACCAGCCCTGTTTTAATCCCAGGCAGGAACTGTTACTCTACCGGATTGTCATGGAGCTTACCACAAACATTATCAGACACGCAAAAGCATCGGCAGCCACTGTTCAGCTGCTTTATTATCCTGACTATCTGGAAATACTGGTAGAAGACGATGGGATCGGTCTGCCGGCCTTTACCAGCAGTTCAACAGGGATCGGTCTTGCCGGCGTAAAAACCAGGGTCGGATCCCTGGGAGGAAATCTGCACATTGATTCAGGCATTTCAGGTACAACCTTTATCATTCATATTCCCGTAATTCCACAACATGCAGCCTCCTGTTAA
- a CDS encoding glycoside hydrolase family 28 protein yields the protein MKKLLAVTLLCFSLSAPAQVKVHIPTIDEVGATRLPADIAPVHAPFSLPAFKKPVFPKYAVTIKGKGDSQTKEIQQAIDAVSKRGGGTVHIPAGNWHSGRITLKSNVQLHLEENAVLHFGGEISDYLPVVFTRTEGVEVMSLGACIYANGQQNIAVTGKGKLVGPPASCPVRKQVMRQDVIENVVAANKPVTERIYDGHNGGPVYLPMFVSAVNCKNVYLEGLQLENTPFWNIVPIYCDNVIIRGITVNSVGIPSGDGIDIESSRNVLIEYCTLNCGDDCFTLKAGRGEDGLRIGKPTENVVIRHCLARQGHGGITVGSETAAMIRNLYVHDVVFDDTEVGLRFKTRRPRGGGGEHLYYERIRMRLRLDAFRWDMLGARMYVGALADRLPALPVNQLTPVYRNIFAKDIVVDSARALVRVDGIPESPMTNFRLENVEAHCSKLVQSIDADNIIISNARIYTPDSLMTLVDSRNVTFDKVHIINPTNKIITNLSGDLTNNIRFTNSVPAKPEGWDTNTWKKN from the coding sequence ATGAAAAAGCTACTGGCAGTTACCCTGTTATGCTTCAGCCTGTCGGCCCCTGCCCAGGTGAAGGTACATATTCCCACGATCGATGAAGTAGGCGCCACAAGGCTACCCGCTGATATCGCCCCGGTTCATGCTCCTTTCTCCCTACCGGCATTCAAAAAACCTGTATTTCCGAAGTATGCTGTTACGATCAAAGGAAAGGGCGATTCACAAACAAAAGAGATCCAACAGGCTATTGACGCTGTTAGCAAACGTGGCGGTGGCACCGTGCATATTCCGGCGGGCAACTGGCATTCAGGTCGTATCACATTAAAATCCAACGTGCAGCTGCACCTCGAAGAAAATGCGGTACTGCATTTTGGTGGAGAGATCAGTGATTATCTGCCGGTTGTATTCACCCGTACAGAAGGTGTGGAAGTGATGTCGCTGGGCGCCTGTATCTATGCGAACGGACAACAGAACATTGCCGTAACAGGTAAAGGGAAACTGGTCGGACCACCTGCCAGCTGTCCTGTCAGGAAACAGGTAATGCGGCAGGATGTGATAGAAAATGTGGTAGCGGCCAATAAACCCGTAACAGAACGCATTTATGATGGACATAACGGCGGCCCGGTCTACCTCCCGATGTTCGTTTCTGCTGTCAATTGTAAAAATGTGTATTTAGAGGGCCTGCAACTGGAAAATACCCCCTTCTGGAATATAGTACCCATCTACTGTGACAACGTCATTATAAGGGGCATTACTGTCAATTCTGTGGGTATTCCCAGCGGTGATGGTATCGATATAGAATCGAGCAGGAATGTGCTGATAGAATATTGTACCTTAAATTGTGGTGATGACTGCTTTACGCTGAAGGCAGGCCGCGGAGAAGATGGACTACGGATAGGAAAGCCGACCGAAAATGTAGTGATCCGTCATTGTCTGGCACGTCAGGGACATGGTGGTATTACCGTAGGCAGTGAAACCGCGGCTATGATCAGGAACCTGTACGTACATGATGTGGTATTTGATGATACAGAAGTAGGACTCCGTTTTAAGACCAGACGTCCGCGCGGAGGTGGTGGAGAACACCTGTACTATGAACGTATCCGCATGCGCCTGCGGCTGGATGCGTTCAGATGGGACATGCTGGGCGCAAGGATGTATGTAGGCGCACTGGCCGACCGCTTACCTGCGCTGCCGGTGAACCAGTTAACACCAGTATACAGGAATATCTTCGCTAAAGATATTGTGGTGGATAGTGCCAGGGCACTCGTACGGGTGGATGGTATACCCGAATCACCTATGACCAATTTCCGGCTGGAAAACGTAGAGGCCCATTGCAGTAAGCTGGTACAGAGTATAGATGCGGACAATATTATCATTTCCAACGCCCGGATCTATACACCAGATTCACTGATGACACTAGTAGACAGCCGGAACGTTACTTTTGACAAAGTACACATCATCAATCCCACCAATAAAATTATCACAAACCTGTCCGGCGACCTTACCAATAATATCCGGTTCACGAACTCTGTTCCCGCCAAACCGGAAGGCTGGGACACGAATACCTGGAAGAAAAATTAA